The following proteins are co-located in the Microbacterium sp. Clip185 genome:
- a CDS encoding arsenate reductase ArsC gives MTDQKPSVLFVCVHNAGRSQMAAGYLRELAGDRVEVRSAGSMPADQINPVAVEAMREEGIDITAEQPKVLTTEAVQASDVVITMGCGDACPFFPGKRYEDWKLDDPAGQGIDAVRPIRDDIKARVETLLAELLV, from the coding sequence ATGACCGACCAGAAGCCTTCCGTCCTCTTCGTCTGCGTCCACAACGCCGGCCGTTCCCAGATGGCCGCCGGCTATCTCCGCGAGTTGGCGGGCGACCGCGTCGAGGTCCGCTCCGCCGGGTCCATGCCCGCCGACCAGATCAACCCGGTCGCCGTCGAGGCGATGCGCGAGGAGGGGATCGACATCACCGCCGAACAGCCCAAGGTGCTCACCACCGAGGCCGTGCAGGCCTCCGACGTGGTGATCACGATGGGTTGCGGCGACGCTTGCCCGTTCTTCCCGGGCAAGCGGTACGAGGACTGGAAGCTCGACGACCCGGCGGGGCAGGGCATCGATGCGGTGCGCCCGATTCGCGACGACATCAAGGCCCGCGTCGAGACCCTCCTCGCCGAACTGCTCGTCTGA
- a CDS encoding metalloregulator ArsR/SmtB family transcription factor, with product MTDTTVISDADACAPSTAHAIGTEAATTVAGALKALADPLRLRMLSAIATDPRGESCVCDLADLAEVSQPTVSHHLKVLKETGMLLSERRGTWVYYRIAPGKQRAVAALLDAFAPAAAVTDDPEDTAARTAALQQMDARVTRLAEELADELAGLNRDLVIAIVRESYAGLVRSAKLTAHMIPLTERFARQRLADLTRDRSAGVPQVLFVCVQNAGRSQLAAAIVNQLADGRVVARSAGSAPASDVHPHVRSLLTEIEGAQEAETAFPKPLTDDAVRAADVVVTMGCGDVCPIIPGVRYEDWAVGDPALASPEGVEAIRQDIEGRVRGLLATLTD from the coding sequence ATGACCGACACGACCGTCATCTCTGACGCCGACGCGTGCGCACCGTCCACGGCGCACGCGATCGGCACCGAGGCCGCCACGACCGTGGCCGGGGCACTGAAAGCGCTCGCTGACCCGCTGCGGCTGCGGATGCTCTCCGCGATCGCGACCGACCCGCGCGGCGAGTCCTGCGTGTGCGACCTCGCGGACCTCGCCGAGGTGTCGCAGCCGACCGTTTCGCACCACTTGAAGGTGTTGAAGGAGACCGGGATGCTGCTGTCCGAGCGCCGCGGCACCTGGGTCTACTACCGCATCGCCCCGGGCAAACAGCGCGCCGTCGCAGCCCTCCTCGACGCGTTCGCTCCCGCCGCGGCCGTCACCGACGACCCCGAAGACACCGCGGCACGGACCGCGGCCCTGCAGCAGATGGACGCCCGAGTCACCAGGCTCGCGGAGGAGCTCGCGGACGAGCTGGCCGGGCTGAACCGGGACCTCGTGATCGCGATCGTGCGCGAGTCCTACGCCGGCCTGGTGCGTTCGGCGAAGCTGACGGCGCACATGATCCCGCTGACCGAGCGGTTCGCCCGGCAGCGCCTCGCCGACCTGACGCGGGACCGCTCGGCCGGGGTGCCGCAGGTGTTGTTCGTCTGCGTGCAGAACGCGGGCCGCTCCCAGCTCGCCGCCGCGATCGTCAACCAGCTCGCCGACGGCCGCGTCGTCGCACGCTCCGCAGGATCCGCCCCGGCGTCGGACGTGCACCCGCACGTGCGCTCGCTGCTCACCGAGATCGAGGGCGCGCAGGAGGCCGAGACGGCGTTCCCGAAGCCGCTCACCGACGACGCGGTGCGCGCCGCAGACGTGGTGGTCACGATGGGCTGCGGCGACGTCTGCCCGATCATCCCCGGCGTCCGCTATGAGGACTGGGCCGTGGGCGATCCTGCGCTGGCCTCGCCCGAGGGCGTCGAAGCGATCCGCCAGGACATCGAGGGCCGCGTCCGCGGCCTCCTCGCCACCCTCACCGACTGA